A single uncultured Methanolobus sp. DNA region contains:
- the scpB gene encoding SMC-Scp complex subunit ScpB translates to MSDKEVIEAALFAAGGALDATTLGRLIGKNKTKAIPIAQQLVKEYAERESGLEVLDLGERYVMQVKPKYTDDVRPLAPKEVSAPMLRTLSMIAYHQPLVQSDLVDMRGNSAYDHIRELKDRGFIEALPHGRTKILQTTTLFADYFGLESNDPELVKKKIIELSRVQSGQSGLNKWLGRRFIGVTPMYESLMQLCGIREYKVINAYDPTEEELDELEDVYKLIISKGYTEKVSKYYDGEIIEVSSTTFDDLIGSIKLLENVWDEDTASSSIESITELKERYVSRALVISKKVQPATEMVARIVSDLRLGVSSTGIVIAPDYGKSSDGVEVSEGADILIPTHKGMDGDLIERICSKYDAVIDGLKKLEDE, encoded by the coding sequence ATGAGTGACAAGGAAGTAATCGAAGCAGCTCTTTTTGCTGCCGGAGGCGCACTTGACGCTACAACCCTTGGCAGGCTGATAGGCAAAAACAAGACGAAGGCTATTCCTATTGCTCAGCAGCTTGTAAAGGAATATGCTGAAAGGGAATCCGGCCTTGAGGTTCTGGACCTTGGTGAACGTTACGTCATGCAGGTCAAGCCCAAATATACTGATGATGTAAGACCTCTGGCTCCAAAGGAAGTGAGTGCGCCGATGTTGCGTACACTCTCTATGATAGCATATCATCAGCCACTTGTCCAGTCTGATCTTGTTGATATGAGGGGTAACTCTGCTTACGATCACATAAGGGAGTTAAAGGACAGAGGCTTCATTGAAGCACTTCCTCACGGCAGGACAAAGATCCTCCAGACCACTACGCTGTTTGCTGACTATTTCGGTCTTGAATCCAACGACCCTGAACTTGTGAAAAAGAAGATAATTGAGCTTTCCCGTGTCCAGAGCGGACAGAGTGGCCTCAACAAATGGCTTGGAAGAAGGTTCATCGGTGTGACTCCTATGTATGAGTCCCTGATGCAACTTTGTGGCATAAGGGAATACAAAGTTATCAATGCTTATGATCCAACCGAAGAGGAACTTGATGAGCTTGAAGACGTTTACAAGCTGATAATCTCCAAAGGTTATACTGAGAAAGTAAGCAAATACTATGACGGAGAGATTATCGAGGTAAGCTCAACTACATTTGATGACCTTATAGGTTCCATCAAACTGCTTGAGAATGTATGGGATGAGGATACCGCCAGTTCGAGTATCGAATCTATAACTGAGCTTAAGGAGCGTTATGTTTCCAGGGCCCTTGTGATAAGCAAGAAAGTCCAGCCTGCCACAGAGATGGTTGCGCGCATCGTCAGTGATCTTCGCCTTGGAGTTTCATCTACTGGGATCGTAATAGCTCCTGATTATGGTAAGTCAAGTGACGGCGTTGAAGTTTCAGAGGGCGCTGATATTTTAATACCCACACATAAAGGCATGGATGGCGATCTTATAGAACGTATATGCAGCAAATATGATGCTGTCATTGATGGTCTTAAGAAGCTCGAAGATGAATGA